CGGCCTCGCCACACCTTGCCATACCTCGGGCGCCCCTTCGGAAATAACTCCTCAGAGGCGTATAATATCTTGTCCTCCTCTGTTATCATCTTAGCCTAAGATGTTTACATAGGGGATGTGAGGGATTTCTCACATCTCAATAGAGCGTTAACTCCAGGCCGCACCGCGAGCAGTAGGCCCGGCGGTCGCCGTCCTCGGACATATATACTCTCAGGAGGTCGCACCCACAGTAGTAGCACGCCACCTTCTCCCGGCCGGTCGTCTCCCGGCCTTCCTGCTTCTCGTAGTGCTCCCCGTAGACCAGATAGTAGAGGGCTCGGTCCTCGCGGTCCTGAGTCGCCTCAGACTCCGGGTACTCCCGCAGCGGTCGGAGGCGCCGTTCTCGCTCCTCCGCAGGCATCTCGGCGACGATCTTCATGATGTCGTCCGGGCTCATATTGCCTCCTACCCCCATCAGAACCGCCTCTCCTTGACGCACTCGTCACACGCGAGGAGGACGCAACCGTCCTCCAGGTGGACGATGCTCAGTTGCGCAAGCCGGTCGCAGACCTGGCAGCGCCCCTCGACGTTCAGGCGCTCGAACCGATCCACCCGCCGGTAGGGGCGGATGAACTTCCGGTTGCACCTCGCGCACCCGATGTACTGGCCGGGTGCGGATTTACCGGAATACTCCCATTCGTGCCCGCAGTGCGAGCATATTACGTGTACACCCATTGCGTCTCCTGTTGCCATTCCTTCTGTGTCTCTGCGACCCGGATCGCCTCGTCGATCTGGCGTACCCTGGCGAGGAGGGCTTCGCGCTCTGCTTTCAGGATCGCAATCTCCTCGTCTAGATCTTCAAAACTCTTTTCGTTCATTGTTTTCCTCCTTCGCCGTCCTCAAGAGACGGATCCGGTAATGCCGGGGGAGAAAATACGCATATGCATTTTCATCCCTCCCTGTGAAGGACAACTGTGTCCTTCAGCCATGATCCCTCTTCGCAGAGGTAGGCAAAGCCTACCACGTCTCCCTGTGGGAGCGGCGCGGTTAGTAGGGCGCACCACCCGCAGATCTTCCCGCAGTTGGGGGAGGATAACTGGTGAACGACGGCGGTCTCCCACCCGTCCGGGGACCACCCCCACGGAGGGCAGGCCTCATATACTGGCGCGAATTCCAATTTTGTCGCGCTCTCCTCCTCCGGGGTGAGGGGGCGGCACTCGTCGTACCCCCCACGGGTCGTCGCGAGGGCGGTGGGGAGGCGGTACGTGTGTACCTTCCCGTAGCAGTCTGTGACGCGTGCAAACGTCACTGTGTCCTTGAACTTCTGTTCGTCGAACGGCGTCATGCCGTCCAACGCCCCCCGGCCTGTGCCGGGGATGGCGATCTGGTATACTTCAGTCATACTTTTTTCACCTCATACTCCTACTTTGGCGGGGAGGTCCACGTCCTCCCCTATGTCCACAAACTCCTCAATCTCATCAATCTCGTCGCGGAACTCGGCGAGTTCCGCATCTATATCCTCCCCCACGTCGGGGAGGACGTACTCGCGATAGGGGATGAACTCAAGGTTCATCTCCGCGGGGTACCGCATCCCTGCGGAGAGATCCCATCCCTCCATCCCCTCAACGAAGTCCGCACATGCGCGGACGGCTTCGTTCAGGAGACCCTTCTCATACAGGGCCTCGATCACCCTCCCCTGGAGGGTTTCGGGGTCGCGATACAGTACCAGAGGGAGCGGGAGATGGCCCGCCCTGAACGTCGCGCAGACGTAGTATGGGTCGTCCCTCGGAAGGGCTCGAACCCATCCCTCCTCGGCCTGTATGGTGATCTCCAGGCCGACAAAGCCGGACTGGATTTTCCTAACCGCATCCTCGGCAAGGGTCGCCTCGCCGAGGATCATCTCTCTCGCAGAGGCCACGGCCCCCTGCTTCCTCGCCACATGCGCAAGGGACGCCGCCCTGCGCTGGGCAATAATTTCCTTCTCCATCTCCATCACCTGTGGGGCCACTCGCCCCACAATACTACAATTGTAGGTATAGTATATATAATCTTCTATTTTGATCTGAAGAATTGAATAACATAATATAAATGGCGCAGACTATGGTCGAACTCACTCGAAATAGATCCCGTCCCCCCCTAGAACGGATAGGTTGTGCAGCATACGATAATGATATATGTTACTAACTACAATGTAACTATGAGGAGCATACAGAGTATGTATGAGATCACGGAAGAAGGGTTCCAGGCTGTGGTCGGGAAAAGATCAATTGTTTTCCAGAGATCCAATTATGAGGACGGCCGGTATTATTACGAGGGGGAAGCACTCGTCTCTGAATCGGGGCGCTTATCGTTTGTCGTTCGGTTCCGTACGCGTGAAGAGAATGTGATTCGGTCGCTTCTGATTGATGGTGAGGGGGAGCACGAGGCCCCCGACCTGGTGCTCCCTATCGACGAGCAGACGCGCGAGAGATATTATGATTCGATATATCAATATCTCCTTGAGATGCTCATCGTCTCAGTATCGCAGCACCCGCTCACTGAATTTAGGGTATTCGGGCACGAATGCATCACAAAAACAGTGAAGCCGGGATCGGGTGCAGGGCATATCTATACCCCCAAGGGTTGGATCGGGTCTACAGTCCAGATCATCAGGTAATTATTTATACTACTAACTACAATGTAGTTATTAACGCACGGAGTGTGAGAAACAATGTCTGAAGGGAATTATTTCATCCGGTTTAGGAATTCGCAGGGCAATGAGTACGAGATCGGTCTCGTCAACGACGAGATCGTGATCGACGTGGGGGAAGGAGGAGTCCTCTCCTTGGAAAGTTACTACAATTACGCGGACGCAGAGAGGGAGCGGATCTATTTCGAATTCATGGGGACCGAAATCCGGGACTCGATCCGCGAGGCGGCGGAGCACCCCGATCTACCCTATCTCGTCGGGATCGAGGAGGAGGATTTGGTCAGCGTCGAGCGGATCACCCCTCGGAAGATAGAGATTGAGGGGTACGAACTCCTCGAAAAGAGGGCGGCGGCGTGCGGCAACTCAGGACGCATCTACGTCCCCGCAGACTGGATCGGTCACCGCGTTGCGGTGATCCGGCTCGACTAATCTCTTTTTTTCTCTGTTTCAGAAACCGCCATGACAGGTACGCCAAGAGCAGGGTAGGTAAGGAGGTAAGCCATGGTAGGTACGCAGGCTGAGGAAGGGCGGCAAGATCAACCAATCATCAACAATTTTCAACAAAAACGTGAGGGAGGAGTTATTTTGCCCGTCTCCTCCCCACCCCAAAATCACATCATGCGCTCAAATGAAGTTGCGGGGATACTCCGCCCAAAGTCGTTACCCCGCAACCTAACCCCCGTTACCAGGAGCGTGAGAAGAGACCCTGAAGATCAGAGCCTCATAATCTCCATTGCTCTGGCCTATGATAACGGTTCCGATTTTTTTCGTATATATTAAATTGAATTTCGTATATATGAAAGTCTGATTGTATCCCAAAATGACCTATACAATCCGCAAAAAATGTATGTACAAGATCTATACGTTTGTCAGAGTTTTGTACGCCGCTTAAAATGCGTCGGGATTGTTCGAATGCGTATGATGGTTCCCGCGCTCGTTTTCGGCCATCACGCCAAGGTCAACAAATGTAAGGAGGACAAGCACCATCCCCAAAACGAAGACCCCGGCCGCGACGATCTTAACCACAACGCCATAATCCGCGAGGACTCCCACGGGACACGTGCGGTGGCCGCAACAGTCCCGACCGGCGCAAGCTCCGGCTCCCGCAAGGGAGGGGATGGAGAATAGCAGGATGCCTATGACGGGGATGCCGAGAAGGGTTATGGGAATCATCCGCCATCTCCTTTTTGCTTGGATATCTCTGCCTTCACCGCATGCCAGAGGGCTCCGGCGGTCTTGTAGATGGGGTCGTCGCTCCCCTCTTCGAGCCCGGAAAGAACCGGGTCGAGGTGCTTGAACCGCTCATACGCGGCATGAAGTTCATCCATCGCCATCGCCCCCAGGAGGAGCCTCCTTGGGGAGAAGGGCGTCCAGCCGGGCGATCTCCCCATACGTGAGATATGTCTGCATCTCGTGGACCGACAATACCAGCCCGGCGAGGCCCAACGCATAGCCCAGGGCATCGCCTGTGTACGCGGCACAGGCTATGAGGGAAAATGATATCACAGCACAGGCTAACCCAGCAATCCGGGCGATTCTCCTTCTGCTCTCAATTTCTTTGGTTTTCCCTTTCATGATCTATACCTCCTAACTGAGCTTGTCCTCTTTTCTTCTCCTGAAATCCGATTCAAACTCGGGTTTCAGTTTTCCCCCGAAGGAAAACGGACACTTCCCCCGGACATAGCCCGGACAGTCCCCGTTGTTGCAGGGGCCGTCGTCGCCCTGCGGCCCCGATCTCCGGTGGGGGCAATGGCTGATGGCGCTCTGTCGGCCAACATACTCCCATCTTCCCCGTCTTTTGTTTTCCTCGGTTTTTCGCTGGAATTTTCTCAACTCGTCATACGTGCAGCGGGGGCAGACCAACGTCGGTGCTATCTTTCGGGGGTCGTCCCAAACCACTTCTCGCCCACACTCCGAGCAATAGCGTAGGGCTTCTGGGATCTCGATGTAAGGGGCCACGTCCTCCTGGTCAACTACAAGGGATCCTTTGCCCTTTGTTTTAACTTCGGCCCACCATTTCGGGTTGTCGGGGGTGCCGTGGTTGCGGATCTCTTCGAACGTGCCGATGAGCGTGACTGCCACCTGATCGCCGGGGTGGAGGTCGGTTCGTTTTTCAGATGCCATCATTTCACCTCTCCAACTCCTCCTGCCACACCTGCTCTACCTCCTCGATGGCGGCTCTCGCCCCATGGGGAGGATGGATGATCGTGCATTTCCCGGAGGGGACGACGATCTCCGGGCCGTCAGGAGTCTCGTGGCGGCAGACCTTGCCGGAGCACACCCGGCATATGAAGAGAGCCATCAGCAAACCCCCTCGCAATAGGGCCGAAGATCCTCCTTGATGTAGTAATCGGCACCAAGGCTCTCTAAGAGGCTCACAACCCCGTTCCCGAAGGCGTGCCAATCGGTCTCCTTCGCTCTCTGGTCGTAGTTCCACTTCCCGACCTTGAACAGGTCGGTATAGGGCGCCGCCTTCCTGATCAGGCTCATCGTCTGGTCGGGGTCGATCACAGGTTCGCACGACACCCACGTCCTGAACCCACACGCCTTCGCCTTCGCCAGGGCGTCAAGCCGCTCCTGCGTCGGAGCGGCGCCGGGCTCGTAGAGTTGCCGCTGCGCCTCGTCCTCGAAGGTGAGGGTCGTGGCGCAGGTGACAAGTTCGGCGTGCCTTTCGAGGATGTCGAAGTCTCGCAGGCTCCTGTTTCCTCCTTTGGTGAGGATCGTGACGGGTTGGTCGAAGGTGAGGAGCATCTTGAGGGCTTCGCGGGTGATCTTGTGCTCCTCGTCGGCCCGGCAGTAGGGGTCGCAGGTGAAGCAGAGGAGGATGGTTTTGTCGTTGTCTGCTTTGTTGAGCGTGTCGCAGTCGAGGAGGAGTTTATCCAGAATGTCTTTGCGGGGCTCTGCCGCCGCGAATGCCGGGCGCTTCATGTGGAGGACGCGAGGGCCGTAGCAGTAGGTGCAGCCGTGGTCGCATCCGCGATACAGGTTCAGGGCGAGGGGGGCGTATTCCCCTGCACGCCCTTTGGGTTCATATATGACTTTCAACTTCATTTTTTCACCTTTCCGTTTTACGCATGTGACGTATAGCCCAATTCGATCATGGCGATTCCTCGCAGGATAGGGTAGACCTGTTGCGGCACGACGGCGTTTCCGAGGGCTCGCAGTCGCTCCACCCGTCCGGAAACCCCATCAACCACTCGACCCACCGAGGGCTCAACTGCCCACTGGCCCCCTCGTGGATCAGAGCACCAGGTATCGAATCCCGATCCTTCTGTGACTGTGGGAGAGTCGAGTTCTTGGCGTCCTGGGCGCACGGCGTCGGGAACATCGCCGCCGCCTGAATCAATTTCATGGCGTGCCGGGTTTTCCCGGTATACTCCTTCCCCTTCAGATCTCCGCAGGTCGCATCGAAACGGGTTGGTGTCGGGAACATCGCCACGGCCGTCTGGAGGCCTGGTCCGCCCTCCCCGTGCACACATTTCCCCGTCGAGGAGTTCGCCCGCGGCGTGGGCCACAACGAACACTCTCTCTCTCTGGTGCGGGGCACCGACGCCCGCAGCCGGAATATGGAACGGCCGGCAGGTGTAGCCGATACGCTCCAGGTCAGCAATGCAATCGTCGAGTGCCAAGCTGATGATTCCAACAACATTCTCTCCAAACACCCAAGCGGGCCGGAGCTCCTGCACAATGCGGAGCATTTCCGGCCAGAGGAAACGGTCATCCTCTGTGCCTCGTCGCTGCCCGGCGAGGGAGAACGGCTGGCACGGGAACCCGCCGGAGAGGAGGGTCGGGCGTTCGATGCCGGCGTCCCGGAGAGCGTCATTTGTAACGGTTCGCACATCGTCGAATCGTGGGACGT
The Methanofollis sp. W23 genome window above contains:
- a CDS encoding DUF2080 family transposase-associated protein, translated to MYEITEEGFQAVVGKRSIVFQRSNYEDGRYYYEGEALVSESGRLSFVVRFRTREENVIRSLLIDGEGEHEAPDLVLPIDEQTRERYYDSIYQYLLEMLIVSVSQHPLTEFRVFGHECITKTVKPGSGAGHIYTPKGWIGSTVQIIR
- a CDS encoding DNA cytosine methyltransferase is translated as MNDLTHLSLFTGIGGIDLAAEWAGFRTVAQVEQDPYCQQDLAKHWPDVPRFDDVRTVTNDALRDAGIERPTLLSGGFPCQPFSLAGQRRGTEDDRFLWPEMLRIVQELRPAWVFGENVVGIISLALDDCIADLERIGYTCRPFHIPAAGVGAPHQRERVFVVAHAAGELLDGEMCARGGRTRPPDGRGDVPDTNPFRCDLRRSEGEGVYRENPARHEIDSGGGDVPDAVRPGRQELDSPTVTEGSGFDTWCSDPRGGQWAVEPSVGRVVDGVSGRVERLRALGNAVVPQQVYPILRGIAMIELGYTSHA
- a CDS encoding radical SAM protein, with amino-acid sequence MKLKVIYEPKGRAGEYAPLALNLYRGCDHGCTYCYGPRVLHMKRPAFAAAEPRKDILDKLLLDCDTLNKADNDKTILLCFTCDPYCRADEEHKITREALKMLLTFDQPVTILTKGGNRSLRDFDILERHAELVTCATTLTFEDEAQRQLYEPGAAPTQERLDALAKAKACGFRTWVSCEPVIDPDQTMSLIRKAAPYTDLFKVGKWNYDQRAKETDWHAFGNGVVSLLESLGADYYIKEDLRPYCEGVC
- a CDS encoding DUF2080 family transposase-associated protein, with the translated sequence MSEGNYFIRFRNSQGNEYEIGLVNDEIVIDVGEGGVLSLESYYNYADAERERIYFEFMGTEIRDSIREAAEHPDLPYLVGIEEEDLVSVERITPRKIEIEGYELLEKRAAACGNSGRIYVPADWIGHRVAVIRLD